A window of Oncorhynchus nerka isolate Pitt River linkage group LG4, Oner_Uvic_2.0, whole genome shotgun sequence contains these coding sequences:
- the LOC115128436 gene encoding ubiquitin carboxyl-terminal hydrolase MINDY-1-like — MADSEIVGGDLLSVVKDDCSLTEAISEEGGHAPGSSVAKESHKAEPLDCEDSTKVPSVKTPIMEAEGSGKRSGTALTPAATCAVMSENGTTEDAQSTAQSQTLTEVNGESSEAMFGRSDENSQSATSDSPSFSIRSLEFFEGNTGNDEPLSSYSALGDEGRSPSADVPGLVSDVLAAAATGGATAAPEPMMPAYYFVKWITWKEKKTPIITQSENGPCPLLAIMNTLFLRWKAKLPAQTEVVTTEDLMAHLGECVLSIKPREKAEGMELNFQQNMSDAMAVLPKLSTGLDVNVRFTGVSDFEYTPECIAFDLLDIPLYHGWLVDPQSPEMVAAVGKLSYNQLVEKIIGYKHSEDSSRVSEGLVAEQFLECTATQLSYHGLCELNTKVKEGELSVFFRNNHFSTMIKHKGHLYLLVTDQGFLQEEGLVWESLHNVEGDGNFCNSDFRLCHPPQRSVLVTQPDSLTPQQQQRQIDQDYLVAMSLQQGVAPGPLSDLDLARRLQEEEYQKQQQQQQGPSQAPAQQVRRQLAAKPGGQRRREKKDDSDCAIL; from the exons ATGGCGGATTCTGAGATAGTCGGAGGAGATCTCCTGAGCGTTGTCAAAGATGACTGCTCTCTGACAGAGGCCATTTCTGAGGAGGGTGGCCATGCACCAGGGTCCTCTGTAGCTAAAGAAAGCCACAAAGCAGAGCCCTTGGACTGTGAAGATTCCACCAAAGTCCCATCAGTCAAGACCCCAATTATGGAAGCAGAAGGTTCTGGCAAACGCAGTGGAACCGCACTCACGCCAGCCGCCACGTGTGCCGTCATGTCTGAAAACGGCACAACAGAAGACGCTCAATCCACCGCGCAGAGCCAAACTCTGACCGAAGTGAACGGGGAGAGCTCAGAGGCCATGTTTGGAAGGTCGGACGAGAATAGCCAGTCGGCTACAAgcgactctccctccttctccatccgCAGCCTGGAGTTCTTCGAGGGCAACACCGGGAATGACGAGCCATTGTCGTCCTACTCTGCCCTGGGCGACGAGGGCCGCTCCCCCTCTGCTGACGTCCCCGGCCTGGTCAGTGACGTCCTGGCTGCCGCAGCCACGGGAGGGGCCACCGCCGCCCCAGAGCCCATGATGCCGGCCTACTACTTTGTGAAATGGATCACCTGGAAGGAGAAGAAGACACCCATCATCACGCAGAGTGAGAACGGGCCCTGTCCCCTGCTGGCCATCATGAACACCCTGTTTCTGCGCTGGAAG GCCAAGCTACCCGCCCAGACAGAAGTAGTCACCACAGAGGACCTGATGGCTCACCTTG GAGAGTGCGTATTGTCCATCAAACCCAGGGAGAAGGCTGAGGGAATGGAGCTCAACTTTCAGCAG AACATGAGCGATGCCATGGCAGTTCTGCCAAAGCTGTCCACGGGCCTTGACGTCAACGTGCGCTTCACAGGCGTATCGGACTTTGAGTACACACCAGAGTGTATCGCCTTTGACCTGCTGGATATCCCGCTCTACCATGGCTGGCTGGTGGACCCTCAG AGCCCTGAGATGGTGGCAGCGGTGGGAAAGCTAAGCTACAATCAGCTGGTAGAGAAGATCATCGGCTACAAGCATTCGGAAGACAGCAGCCGTGTCAGTGAAG GTTTGGTGGCAGAGCAGTTTCTGGAGTGCACAGCGACCCAGCTATCGTACCACGGACTTTGTGAGCTCAACACTAAAGTCAAGGAGGGCGAGCTGTCCGTATTCTTCAGAAACAACCACTTTAGCACCATGATAAAGCACaag GGCCACCTGTACCTGCTGGTGACAGACCAGGGCTTCCTGCAGGAGGAGGGGCTAGTGTGGGAGAGCCTACACAACGTGGAGGGCGACGGCAACTTCTGCAACTCAGACTTCCGCCTGTGCCACCCGCCCCAGAGGAGCGTCCTCGTGACACAGCCCGACAGTCTCACgccccagcagcagcagagacagatCGACCAG GACTACCTGGTGGCCATGTCTCTGCAGCAGGGGGTGGCCCCGGGGCCCCTCAGTGACCTGGACCTGGCCAGACGGCTGCAGGAGGAGGAGTaccagaagcagcagcagcagcaacaaggtCCCTCCCAGGCCCCAGCACAGCAG GTGAGACGTCAACTGGCAGCCAAGCCGGGAGGTCAGAGGAGACGGGAGAAAAAGGATGATTCCGACTGTGCCATATTATAG